The genome window GGGGGGGGGGGGGGGGGGGGGGGGGGGGGGGGGGGGGGGGGGGGGGGGGGGGGGGGGGGGGGCCGGGCCGGGGGGGGGGGGGGGGGGCCCGGGCCGGGGGGGGGGGGGGGGGGGGGGGGGGGGGGGGGGGGGGGGGGGGCGGCGGGGGGGGGGGGGGGGGGGGGGGGGGGGGGGGGGGGCGGGGGGGGGGGGGGGGGGGGGGGGGGGGGGGGCCCCCCCCCCGGGGGGGGGGGGGCGGGGGGGGGGCCCGGCGGCCCGCCCCCCCCCCCCCCCCCCCGCGCCCGCCGCGGGGGGGGCCCCGCGGGCCCGGGGGGGGGGGGGGGGGGGGGGGGGGGGGGGGGGGGGGGGGGGGGGGGGGGGGGCGCCGTCACGGGCAACGTGATGATCGACCGCCGCGCGCTCGGCGAGCCCGGCAACGTGGTCGTGGAGGACGATCGCGATCTCGAGGCGCTCCGCGCGTGGGCCACCGCCGGCACGGCCTGTGGCGCTCACTTGTGGATGCAGCTGAACCACCCCGGCAAACAGTCGCCCGCGTTCCTGTCGAAAGAGACCGTCGCGCCCTCGGCCGTGCCGTTCGGCCCCGCGTTCGCGGCCGCCTTCCGCACGCCCCGCGCCCTCACCGAGGCCGAGATCCAGGACCTCATCACGCGCTTCGGCGCCACGGCGGCCATCGCCAAGCAGGCCGGCTTCACCGGCGTGCAGATCCACGGCGCCCACGGGTATCTCGTGAGCCAGTTCTTGTCGCCGCACCACAACCGGCGCGACGACCGCTGGGGCGGCTCGCTGGAGAACCGCGCCCGCTTCGTGCTGGCGGTGTACCGGGAGATCCGCGCCCAGGTGGGGCCCGCGTTCCCGGTCGCCATCAAGATAAACTCCGCCGACTTCCAGAAGGGCGGCTTCTCGGAGGAGGACTCGCTCCAGGTGATCACCTGGCTCGCGGAGGCGGGCGTGGACCTCGTCGAGGTGTCGGGTGGCACCTACGAGGCGCCCGCGATGACCGGGGCGCAGCGACCGAGCACGGCGGAGCGTGAGGGGTATTTCCTCACGTTCGTCGAGGCGCTCCGCGCGAAGGTGGACGTACCGCTCGCGGTGACCGGCGGCTTCCGCACCGCGAGCGGCATGGCGGCCCCCATCCGGAGCGGCGCGGTCGACCTCGTCGGGCTCGCGCGCTCGCTCTGCGTGGAGCCGGAGCTCCCCCGGCGCGCGCTCGGGGGCGAGGCGGTGGAGAGCCAAGCGCGCAAGCTCAGCACGGGCGTCCGGGCGCTGGACCGGATCGCCGCGCTCGACGTGACCTGGTACGAGAACCAGCTCGCGCTGCTCGGCGCGGGCAAGCCCCCGAACCCGCGGCTCGGCGCCGTGCGTTCGATGCTCACCTCGTTCTGCAAGCAGGGGACTCAGGCGTTCAAAATGCGGCGCCCCAGCGGCCGCTCGTGAGCCCGGGCGTCTGGCGCGGGGCGCGCATGCCCGCTCCCCCGCTGGCTAATCGCCCTTGAAGACGGGCGCGCGGCGCTCCATGAACGCGGCCATCGCCTCCGCCAGGTCGTTCGAGGCGAGGAAGGCCGCGTTCCACACGGCGACGAAGCGCTCGCGGTCGCGCACGTGGGAGCGCTCGCCGAAGTCGAGCACCTCCTTGATGCCCGAGACGACGAGCGGCGAGTTGTCTGCGATCTGGCGCGCCATCGCGCGAGCGCTCTCGAGCAGGCTCGCCTTGTCGGGGAGCACGTCGTTCACGAGGCCCACGCGGAGGGCGCGGGCCGCGTCGATGTCTTTGCCGGTGTAGGCGAGCTCCCGGGTGACCCCCTGCCCCACGATCCGCGGGAGCCGCTGGAGGCTCCCCAGATCGGCCACCATGGCGACGCGCACCTCGCGCACCGAGATCTTCGCGTCGGCGCTCGCGAGGCGTACGTCGCACGCCGTGGCGAGGTCGAGACCGCCGCCGATGGCGTGGCCGTGCAAGCAGCAAATCACGGGCTTCTTGCACGCCTCCACCGCGTCGAACGAGCGCTGCAGATCGAGCACCAGCTCGTAGAGGCCCGTCCGCTGCTTCGCGAGGTTGGGCGGCGCGAGGTGGGGCATGAGCGTGGGCATCATGCCCTTGAGGTCGAGCCCGAACGTGAAGTGCTCGCCCTGGCCATAGAGCACGACCGCGCGCACCTCGTCGTCCTTCGAGAGCCGGTTGAACACCTCGGGGCACTCGGCCCAGAAGTCGGGGCCCATCGCGTTCCCCTTGCCGGGTCCGAGCAGCACGACCTCGGCGACCGCGCCTTCGCGCACCACGCGGAGCGCCTTTCCTTCGAAGCTCATCGTCTCTCCTTGGTTCTCGTCACCCGTCGTCACACGTCGTCACGCGCCGAGCTCCGCGCAGAGCGCGCGCGCCTCGACGATGTTGTCCTCGATAGAACAGTAGGTCCACCCCCCGTAACGGCCAATCGAATGCACGTGGCGCTTGCCGAGCTCGGCCCGCAGGCGATCGGTCTCGGCGATGGATTCGCGTGTAATATGCACGTAAGCAGGGTCCATCACCACGCTGTGCGAGGACACGAGCTCGTGACCAGCGACGATGCCCTCGCGCTCGAGGTCGGCCAGCACGCGCGCGCGCATGCCCTCGGCGTCGACCTTGGCGTCAGCGGGATACCCGAGCTCCACGTAGAGGCTCATGCGGTCGGCGCCGAAGATGTTGTCGTAGAAGCCGATGCGGTAGAACGAGGTGGCGCGGTCCGGGTAGTACATCCAGTGCACGTCGTCGGGGCCCTTTCGGTCGAACCCCAGGTTCCACACGAGCACTTTGTTCCACGAGAACACCGACGCGTCGTGCTCTATCCCGGTGAGCGCCGCGAGGCGGTTCAGCGGGGCCGACGAGATGAGCCGGTCGAAGCTCACCTGCCGGCGCGGGGTGGTGACGACCTTCGCGTCGAGGTCGATGCGCGTGACGGGCTCCGACAGCGCGAGCGCGGAGGGCGCGACCTCGCTCGCGACGGCCCGCACGTACTCGATGGCGCCGCCCTCGGGGTAGGTGAAGGTCGCGTTGTACGAGCTGTTGTCGGGCGCGCGCATGTTGCGCACGATCGCCGTGAGGTCCGCGTGGGGGAAGAACCGCCCCATCGCGTCTTTGTCGAGGCGGCCGAGATCGCACGCGTAGAGCTTCTCGTTGTAAGGGATGAGGAACTTCTCGGCGATCGAGCGCCCGAAGCGGGCGTAGAGCATGTCCTTGAAGCTCTCCTCGGCGGGCGCCGGCGGAGCGTCGGGGCCGAGCAGCTCGCGCGGCGCGCGGGCGAAGTAGAGATCGACCAGGCAGTCGATGAGCTCCTCCTTCGGCAGCTGGTGGATGTTCTTTTGGAACGGGAAGTCGATGCGCCGCGCGCCGCCCGAGTGAGAAATGAAGCTCCGCTTCTCGATCGTGCGGATCTCCTGGCCCGGCATTCGCTCGCGCAGCCAGGCCTCGATTTCAGGGTGCTTGAAGTGGAAGAAATGCCCCGAGTAGTCCCACACGAAGCCGTCTTGCTTGACGGTCTTGCAGTACCCTCCGATCTCGCGGTCGGCCTCGAAGACTCGGGTGTCGTGCCCCTTGCCGAGGGCGGCGGCGGCCGCGAGCCCGCTCATGCCAGCCCCCACGACGATCGTGCGCGCGTGCTCCATGGCGCGCACTGTCGCAAATGGTCGCGCCGCCGTCGAGCGAACGCGACGCGGCGCGCCTGGTGGCGGCTCCGCGGCGGGCGCTTCGCCCCAAGGCTGCTCTAGTCAGCCGAAGGCCCGTGCGCCGCGCTCTCCGCCCAGCGAGACAGCTCGAGCATCGCCGCCACGGCAGCGGCGCGGTCGCGCGCGCCGAGGCGCGCCTCGAGCGCCGCGTCGAACGACGCGTGGAGCCCGCGCACGTCCGCCACGACGCGCTTCCCGCGCGGCGTGAGGCGGACACGGCGGGCGCGGCGATCCGCGGGGTCGGCCTCCCGCTGGACCAAGCCCTCGGACTCGAGCTCTTCGACGAGCTGCCCGGCCGCCTGCTTGCTCACGCCGAGCCGCTGCGACAGGTCGCTGAGGCGAGCGGTGCCGGCCTCGAGGAGCGGAAGGAGCCGCCCGTGCGAGGCGCGGAATCCGGGGAACTGGACGCGCATGCGGCGCACCGTGAGATCGCCGAGGAGGCGGCCCGCGTGCAGCACGAGCTGCGTCGTGCTCGCGCCGTCGGCGCCGGGCGCGGCGACGCCTTCAGACTTCGCAGGCTCCGCGGGCTCCGCGGGGGCTCGGGGGCTCGGCTTCGGTGCCTTCGGGGCGCGCGCGCGTTTTTCCATGCGTCGATGGTATCCGGCCGCGCGCGGAACTTGTCAATGCTCTTGACGAGTGAGGCGACGCCCGTCGTGCTAGCTTGAGGCCGTGGCCCGCTCCTCCTCCCTCACCCCTCGCGCCGCGATCCTGCTCCTGCTCGCCACACAGCCCATCGCCAGCTCGATCGGCCTGCCAGGCTGCAGCACGCAGACCACCGCGATCACCGAGCCCGACGCGGGCGCCGCCCCCGACGCGAGCGCGACGCCCGACACCACGACCACGCCGGCCGCGCGCACGACGCCAGCGACAGAGTTTCTCCCGAAGGTGACGGGCGCCTGCCCAGACTTCGTCGCGGCGGGCGCAGGCGGGAAGGCCAGCTTCGCGCCGGGCGGCAAAGCGCGCGACGTGCAGCTCTGGGTGACCGACGCGGCGAAGACCAAGGACGGCCCCGTGGTGTTCTTCTGGCACGGCGCGGGTGGCTCACCCACGGAGGCGAGCGGCGCGCTGAGCCCCCAGGTGATCTCCGCGATCACCGCCGCGGGCGGCATCGTCGCGGCGCCCTACCACGACCCCGCGGCGGGTCAGCTCCCGTGGTTCCTCGCGCTCGGAGGCAGCCAGGAGGACGACCTCGCGGTGATGGACGAGGTGGTCGCCTGCGCCATCAAGGACCTCGGCATCGACCCGCGACGCATCCACTCGGTGGGCTTCAGCGCGGGCGCGATGAACACGATGCAGGCCGCGTGGCGGCGCTCGGGCTACATCGCGAGCATCGTCGCCTATTCGGGCGCCACCATCGGCGAGCCGCCGGTGCAAGACCCGACGAACCTCTTCCCGGCGCTCGTCACTCACGGCGGCCCGTCCGACAGGGTCCTCATCCGCTTCGAGGAGACGACCGTCGCGTTCCGCGCGAAATTGAAGGAGGCGGGGCACTTCACGGCGCTCTGCGCGCACGGCAAGGGCCACACGGTGCCGAGCGACCTCCGCGCGAGCGCGTGGAAGTTCCTGCAAGACCACCCCTACGGGACCCGACCCTCGCCCTACGCGGCCGCGCTCCCCGAGGGCTTCCCGAGCTACTGCGAGCTGTAGCCGCCGACCTCTCCTCGCGGGATGCGCGCCGGGCTGGCCGGCGTACTGTGAGCCGCCATGCCGCGCAGCCAAGGTCGCCCCAAGTCGCTCGTCCCCCGCACCCGATCCGCGCGAGCCCTCAGCCTCGTGCTCGCGCTCGGCGCCCTCGGCGCGTGGCCGCTCGCGTGCGCTTCCACGCCGCCCTCGCCCGCCGCGTCGGTGCCCTCGAGAGAGGCGCCGCTCGCCGACGCCGGGACTCCACACGCGCGCGCGTGTGTGGCCTGGCACACCGCAGCGAGCGCGCCCACCGCCCCGCCCGACGAGAGCGCCCCGGCCCGGCGCGCCACCCCGGAGCACGCCCAGGATCGGTGCGAGACCGCCGACTCGAACCTCGCCACGGCCGAGCAGGCGATCCTCGCCCTCGACCGCGCCGACACCAGCGCCGACGCCGTGCGCGCGTGGCCCCCGTGGGACCACAAGTCCGCGCCCGAGCACGGGCAGGCCGTGGCGCGGCGGTTCGCCTTCACCCGCGCAGAGAGCGCGGCGCTCCGCGACCGCGGGTTCGTCGTGCTCTCGCGCGTGCCCAGCACCACGTTCGCCTTCGGCCTCCACGAGGTCTACCAGTCCCAACTGCCGCTCTACGTGTCGGCCGACGCGATCCTCCACGCGGTCTACGCCTCGAACGATCGGCTCATCGCCGACATCGAGGCGGGGCTCCTGCGCGATCGCCTGGGCCGCGCCCTCTCGGCGATGCACTGCGCGCTCGCCGCGAGCGGCGACACGTATCCTCTGGATATTTCACGTGATATCGACATCTATTTGACGGTCGCGCGATCGCTGTTGGCGGACGAGGCCGTGCCCAGCGTGCTCGGGACCGACGCGGAGGTGAGCGCGCTCGTCGGCGCGGCGAAGGCGGGCGCGGCGCTCGCGCAGGTCGACCTCTTCGGGCGCTCGCGGCTCATCGACTGGACGCAGCTCACACCTCGCGGTCACTACGCGGACCCCGCGCCGAGCGCCGACGCGACGAACGCGACCGAGGGCGGGCCCGCGCGACCGCGGCTCGCGCCGTTCTTCCGCGCCGCCATGTGGCTCGCGCGGTTGGAGTGGAACCTCGTGTCGCGCTCGTCGCGGAGCTCGCAGCAGGGTGCGCTCGACCCGCGCGAGACGCCCCGCGAGGCGATCGACGCGCTCGCCGTCGCAGACCTGGCCGAGCGCGCGGGAGCGCTCCCGGACCTCGACGCGATCGACCGCGCGTGGACGCTGCTCGCCGGTCGGCGCGAAGACGTCTCGATCGCCGATCTCCTTCGGCTGAAGCAGAAGGCGGGCATCGCGCGCGTCGACCTCGGCGCCTTCGACGCGCTGAAGGCGGCCATCGGGAACGATTTCGAGCGCACCGCCCGCACCCACCCCATGGCCGAGGGAGCGAAGAACCTCCCGGCGATCGCCACGCTCCTCGGGCCGCGAGTGACCGCCGACGCGGCCGCGTTCCGCCCCCTCATCCACACCGAGGTGAACGGCCGGTACCTCCCGGCCGCGGGCGACGTCGCGTACGTGCTCGGCCTCGATCGCGGCAAGGCCGCCCTCGCCGACGATTTCGCGAAGTTCCCGGCGCTCGGGGCGCAGCTCGAGGCAGCACGCGGCGTCCTCGGGACCGCGAAAGACGCGGGCGATCTCTACGGCGCGTGGCTCGGCGCCCTCCGCGGCGTGGCGGCGACGCCCCGCGGGGTCGTGCCCTCGTTCATGAAGACGACCGCCTACGACGACCTGCGCATGAACACGCTCGTGGTGGGCTACGGCCAGCTCCGCCACAACTACGCGCTCATGGCCGCGCAGGCCTACGACGAGGGGGGCTGCGAGATCCCGGACGGGTGGGTCGAGCCCCTGCCCGCGCTCTACGACGGGCTCACGGCCTACGCCGAGCGCGGCAGCGCGACCCTCGCGGCGCTCGATCCCAAAGACCGGCTCGGGGCGCTCGCCTACTTCAAGCGCCTCGCGGAGCTCACGCGGGTGCTGGCCACGATCGCGCGGCACGAGCTCGCGGGGCGCCCGCTCTCGATCGAGGAGAAGCGCTTCCTCTCGATGGTCGTCGAGATGACGCCCGGCGGCACGGGAGGCCCGCCCCGGTTCACCGGCTGGTACTTCGACCTCTTCCGCGGGAGAGAGGCCGAGGCGCTCACGAACGCGGCGTTCGTCGCCGACGTCGCCACCTCCGCGTACACGCAGCGCGTGCTCTACGCCGGCGCGAGCGCGCCCCGGATGGGGGCCTTCGTGGTCGACACCGGCGGGCGGCCGCGCGTGATGGTGGGCCCCATGGCGAGCGGCTACGAGCTCGTGGGGCCGCTGGCGGCACGCTACACGGACCAGTCGGTCACCGAGGTCGCCGGAAAGAGCGCGCGCTGGGCGGCGTCGTACACGGCGCCCACGCCTGCCGCGGCCGCCCTCGCGTTCGCGGCCAACCTCGACGGCGGCGGCAGCGAAGTGCCGATCGTGCTGCGCGCGAAGGGGGCGCTCGGAGCGATCACGATCGAGACCCTGAGCCACCACCGAGTGCCCCTCAGCCGCGCCGTACGGGTCGTGACGAACGCGAGCCTGGTCCAGCTGAAGCTCCCGGCGCGGGGCGTGGAGGGCATACGTGTTCGCGTCGGCGACGACTCGGTCGAGGCGTTCGTCTCGGGCCCGAACACCCAGCTGCTCGTCGAGCGCGGCGGCGCGACGTTGCTCGAGGCGGATCTCGCAATACTGGACAAGTAGCCGTTCTAAATGGCGTTCTGATGACTTCTTTGGCCAGCGAGTGAGCGCTCGCTCAGTCGGGCCGCGTGTCCAGTCGCAGCAGCGCCTCTTCGCACACGGGAAACCGCGTGTCGCCCTCGGACGATCGCCGATACCCGATGACCTGGAAGCCACCTCGCTCCAGCACGCGAAGTGAAGCGCGGTTCGAGGTGGCCGCGCGCGCGTGGACTGGACGCACCGTGACCTCCCGCAGGATCGCCGCGAGCGCCCGCGTGGCGATGCCGCGGCCCCAGTGCGCTCGTGCGATCCAATACCCCACGAAGTCGAGCTCCCCCTCGACCTCGCCGGAGGGACCCACGCGCGCGCCTTCCTCCGGCAGCCCGAGCCGCCGGAAGCAGTTGATCATCCCGACGAGGACGCCGTCGGCTTCGATCGCCCGCGCCACGAGCCCTGGAGGCGGTGAACGCAGCAGCCGTCCCCAGTGTGCATCGAATTCGGCCCGCGAGCGCGGGGTCACCACGGCCACGCGGGCGGCCTCGGGATCGTGCTGGTGCTCGAAGAGGGCGGGCAGGTCGACCTCGACGACCTGGCGAAGGTCGACGTTCGCGGGGCACGCGCGGTCGGTGCGGGCGTCGGACACCGCGTCACGCTAGCGAAGCTGCGCGGGCCACACCACCTACGAAGGCGAGAGCGTGCGAAGACAGCCGGCGGCACGCTCATCGAGGGCGATCGGCGCGCAGCGCGGGCGGGTCGTCGCCAGACGCGTTCGCCTCGTTCGCCTCGTTCGCCTCGTTCAAGATGACCCGCGCGCCGGGCGGTGTGGGAGGCTCCGACGGCGCGCCCTCATCGGCGGCGGGCACGTAGGACCGCGCCTCCCTCCACACGTCGTCGGGAAGGAGCCGCCGCGCCTCGGGGATGGCCTCGAGGAGCGCGAGCACGAGCGGGGGGGTGCGGCGAGACAGGTGGCCCTCGAGCGTCGCGGGGCCGGCCGCGCGGGCGAGCCAATAGGCGGCAGCCGCGCGCGCCTCGACGGTCGCGCTCGGGCTCGCGAAGAGCGCGAGCAGCTCGTCGGGCCGCGCGCCCGCCGCGCGGTAGCCGTCGGCGCGGAGCGCGTCGAGCCGCGCGCGCCACGCGTCGAGGGACGCGCCACGCCGCAAGAGGTCCTCCGGCACGCGCCGCGCGCCGACCGCGAAGGCCTCGGCTTGGTGGGCCCGCACGCGCTCGACGAAGCGCGCCGCGGCCCCGGCGTCGTCGGGATCGAGGACCAGCTCGACCTCAGCGTCGCCCGCTGCCTCACCGACGACGAGGGTGCTGTCGCCCGCGCGGTCGAGGCGAGGCGCGAGCCTCGGCGGGGACAGCTCCACGTAGGGCACGTAGCCACGCGCGTGCCCCTGGTCGATGCGCACGCCGCCCGCGTCGAGCTCGAGGGTCGTCGTGGTCGCCGAGAGAGCCCGCGCGAAGAGCGGCGGGCGTCGCTTTCCCACGCGGGCGCCGCGCGGTGCGTTCGGCCCCGCGACGGCCAGCAGCGTCACCACCGCGACCGCCCACGCGCACACGACGAACACGGGGCTCGAGAGCGCGACACCGACGCCAGCGCCCAGCGCCACGAGCGTGAGGGGGAGCACGAGCGCGAGACGACCTCGCGGGGCCGCGCGCGGGAACAGGAAGACGAGCGACGTGACGAGCGCCAGCGCGAGGAGCCCCGCGAGCACGGGCTCGGCCGTGAGGAGCCTCGACGCGGCGCCGATCCCGAGCACCGTGGGGAGCGCCACGAACGCGCCGCCGAGGGCCGGGGCGCTCGAGACAGCGCGGCCGCGCACGCGCAGAACCTCGTTCTCGCCGCCGCCTCCGTCTCCCGCTCCCGCTGCCTTGCTCTCCACGCCGCGCTCCTCCCGGCCGCTCGCCGCGCCGCGAAGACTAATGCATCCATTCTCCCACGGTGGTCGGCATCCTCGATGAAAGGAGCGCGGTAAAAATGAACGTTCAAGGGGCGCGGGGAGCGCAATCGCTCCGCCAGACAGCCACCTGGCGCTCGCGGAGCCGGGCCAGCCGGCGCTGTTCGTCTGGAGCCCGGCGGCCCCCGGACCGGGCTCGCCGGTCGCGCCGAGCACCGCGTCGTACGGGGCGCTCGGCGCGCATCAGGCGATCGGCCTTCCGCGCGTACCGCAGCACGAGGCGCTGAGCGAACACCCGGGCTCGCGGGCGCACATCCACCCGACCAAGTGCAGCGAGACTCCGCCGGCTTGGCGGGCTCGTGTAGAGTCGGGCCATGCCCTTTTCGCCACGCCCGCTCGGCCGCACGGGACTGAAGGTATCTCCGCTCGGCCTCGCCACCGGCGGGGGCTCGCTGCCGGCCGAGGGGGTCGAGCTCGCCTTCGAGCGCGGGCTGACCACGCTCTACTGGGGCAGCTACCGCTCGGCGCCCTTCGGCAAGGGCGTCGCGGCGCTCGCGCGCTCGCGGCGCGACGCCTTGCAGCTCGTCGTGCAGAGCTACACGCGCGCGGCTTCGCTGATGCGCGGCTCGCTCGAGCGCGCGCTGCGCGCCCTGGGGACCGACCACACCGACATCTTGCTCCTCGGCTGGTGGAACCGCCCGCCGCCGCAGCGCATCGTGGACGCGGCGCTCGAGCTGCGCGAGCGTGGGCTCACCCGGCACCTCATGATCTCGTGCCACGATCGCACCACGTTCCCGACGTACGCGAGCGATCCGACCTACGGGGCCATCATGGTGCGCTACAACGCCGCGCACCCTGGGGCCGAGACCGAGGTGTTCCCCTCGCTCGGCGACGCGACCTCGAGGCCCGGCGTCGTCGCCTACACCGCCACCCGCTGGGGCCACCTCCTCGACCCGGCGATGGTCCCCGCCGACGAGCCGCGACCCACCTCGGCCGACTGCTACCGCTTCGCGCTGACGCACCCCTCGGTCGACCTGGCGATGTGCGCCCCGCGCGACGTGGCCGAGCTCGAGCTCGCGCTCACGGCCATCGAGCGAGGCCCTCTCTCGGACGACGAGCTCGCGTGGATGAAGCGGGTCGGCGCGCACGTGAAGCGCGCGGCGGCGGGCACGCGCACGTGGAACCCGGTCGACGCGCTGGACCGCGCGATGAGCTGGCTGACGCCCGGGCCGTCCTCCGGCGCCGACATTCGTCGCGACTGAAGGCGTCTCTCTCGCGCCGCCGCACCGCGCTCACGCCGGAGACAGCGTGAGGCCTCGGAGGACGCTCTCGATCACGTCGACGACGTATTGAAGCGGCGGCGCCGCGCCGAACGCGGGCGCGCGGCGCTCGGGCGCCTCGGCGACCTCGTAGCCGATCGACGGGTGCATGATCAGGAATCCATCTCCCCGTAGTTGTTCGAGATTTCTCTGCACCGATGGGGCGTGGAGCATCGCCTCGTTCATCGTCGGGACGAGGATCACCGGCCCGCGCGTGCTGATGGCCGCCGCGGAGACGAGGGTCGAGCAGTCCCCGCGCGCGATGCGCGAGAGCGTCGTGGCGGTCGCTGGGTAGAGGACGGTCACGTCAGCCCAC of Myxococcales bacterium contains these proteins:
- a CDS encoding NADH:flavin oxidoreductase/NADH oxidase family protein codes for the protein MIDRRALGEPGNVVVEDDRDLEALRAWATAGTACGAHLWMQLNHPGKQSPAFLSKETVAPSAVPFGPAFAAAFRTPRALTEAEIQDLITRFGATAAIAKQAGFTGVQIHGAHGYLVSQFLSPHHNRRDDRWGGSLENRARFVLAVYREIRAQVGPAFPVAIKINSADFQKGGFSEEDSLQVITWLAEAGVDLVEVSGGTYEAPAMTGAQRPSTAEREGYFLTFVEALRAKVDVPLAVTGGFRTASGMAAPIRSGAVDLVGLARSLCVEPELPRRALGGEAVESQARKLSTGVRALDRIAALDVTWYENQLALLGAGKPPNPRLGAVRSMLTSFCKQGTQAFKMRRPSGRS
- a CDS encoding crotonase/enoyl-CoA hydratase family protein, with the translated sequence MSFEGKALRVVREGAVAEVVLLGPGKGNAMGPDFWAECPEVFNRLSKDDEVRAVVLYGQGEHFTFGLDLKGMMPTLMPHLAPPNLAKQRTGLYELVLDLQRSFDAVEACKKPVICCLHGHAIGGGLDLATACDVRLASADAKISVREVRVAMVADLGSLQRLPRIVGQGVTRELAYTGKDIDAARALRVGLVNDVLPDKASLLESARAMARQIADNSPLVVSGIKEVLDFGERSHVRDRERFVAVWNAAFLASNDLAEAMAAFMERRAPVFKGD
- a CDS encoding FAD-dependent oxidoreductase produces the protein MEHARTIVVGAGMSGLAAAAALGKGHDTRVFEADREIGGYCKTVKQDGFVWDYSGHFFHFKHPEIEAWLRERMPGQEIRTIEKRSFISHSGGARRIDFPFQKNIHQLPKEELIDCLVDLYFARAPRELLGPDAPPAPAEESFKDMLYARFGRSIAEKFLIPYNEKLYACDLGRLDKDAMGRFFPHADLTAIVRNMRAPDNSSYNATFTYPEGGAIEYVRAVASEVAPSALALSEPVTRIDLDAKVVTTPRRQVSFDRLISSAPLNRLAALTGIEHDASVFSWNKVLVWNLGFDRKGPDDVHWMYYPDRATSFYRIGFYDNIFGADRMSLYVELGYPADAKVDAEGMRARVLADLEREGIVAGHELVSSHSVVMDPAYVHITRESIAETDRLRAELGKRHVHSIGRYGGWTYCSIEDNIVEARALCAELGA
- a CDS encoding winged helix DNA-binding protein, with protein sequence MEKRARAPKAPKPSPRAPAEPAEPAKSEGVAAPGADGASTTQLVLHAGRLLGDLTVRRMRVQFPGFRASHGRLLPLLEAGTARLSDLSQRLGVSKQAAGQLVEELESEGLVQREADPADRRARRVRLTPRGKRVVADVRGLHASFDAALEARLGARDRAAAVAAMLELSRWAESAAHGPSAD
- a CDS encoding DUF3160 domain-containing protein; its protein translation is MPRSQGRPKSLVPRTRSARALSLVLALGALGAWPLACASTPPSPAASVPSREAPLADAGTPHARACVAWHTAASAPTAPPDESAPARRATPEHAQDRCETADSNLATAEQAILALDRADTSADAVRAWPPWDHKSAPEHGQAVARRFAFTRAESAALRDRGFVVLSRVPSTTFAFGLHEVYQSQLPLYVSADAILHAVYASNDRLIADIEAGLLRDRLGRALSAMHCALAASGDTYPLDISRDIDIYLTVARSLLADEAVPSVLGTDAEVSALVGAAKAGAALAQVDLFGRSRLIDWTQLTPRGHYADPAPSADATNATEGGPARPRLAPFFRAAMWLARLEWNLVSRSSRSSQQGALDPRETPREAIDALAVADLAERAGALPDLDAIDRAWTLLAGRREDVSIADLLRLKQKAGIARVDLGAFDALKAAIGNDFERTARTHPMAEGAKNLPAIATLLGPRVTADAAAFRPLIHTEVNGRYLPAAGDVAYVLGLDRGKAALADDFAKFPALGAQLEAARGVLGTAKDAGDLYGAWLGALRGVAATPRGVVPSFMKTTAYDDLRMNTLVVGYGQLRHNYALMAAQAYDEGGCEIPDGWVEPLPALYDGLTAYAERGSATLAALDPKDRLGALAYFKRLAELTRVLATIARHELAGRPLSIEEKRFLSMVVEMTPGGTGGPPRFTGWYFDLFRGREAEALTNAAFVADVATSAYTQRVLYAGASAPRMGAFVVDTGGRPRVMVGPMASGYELVGPLAARYTDQSVTEVAGKSARWAASYTAPTPAAAALAFAANLDGGGSEVPIVLRAKGALGAITIETLSHHRVPLSRAVRVVTNASLVQLKLPARGVEGIRVRVGDDSVEAFVSGPNTQLLVERGGATLLEADLAILDK
- a CDS encoding GNAT family N-acetyltransferase; translation: MSDARTDRACPANVDLRQVVEVDLPALFEHQHDPEAARVAVVTPRSRAEFDAHWGRLLRSPPPGLVARAIEADGVLVGMINCFRRLGLPEEGARVGPSGEVEGELDFVGYWIARAHWGRGIATRALAAILREVTVRPVHARAATSNRASLRVLERGGFQVIGYRRSSEGDTRFPVCEEALLRLDTRPD